The genomic DNA TGTGGGTGGAGGTGTTGTTGATATACTCCAGAGTAGTAGAGAGTTAATAAAGAAAAGAGCAGGTGTTGATATTGAACTTAAGTATGTAGCAATCAAAACATTCCGTAGCAGTGGTGTTGAGATACTCTACTCAAAAAAAACTTCTGATTACAACGAGATCATAAATGATAAAGAAGTTAGTATAGTTGTGGAACTAGTTGGTGGAATAG from Brevinematia bacterium includes the following:
- a CDS encoding homoserine dehydrogenase yields the protein MNKVCVGVVGFGVVGGGVVDILQSSRELIKKRAGVDIELKYVAIKTFRSSGVEILYSKKTSDYNEIINDKEVSIVVELVGGI